A portion of the Hoylesella buccalis ATCC 35310 genome contains these proteins:
- a CDS encoding exo-beta-N-acetylmuramidase NamZ domain-containing protein produces the protein MLCFIATVLPARNKQVLTGIDVLERQNFKQLQGKRIGLITNPTGVNRYLKSTIDILHDAPGVKLVALYGPEHGVRGDIYAGAKVQDQKDEKTGLPIFSLYGKTRKPTKEMLRGIDALVYDIQDIGARSFTFISSMGLAMEAAAENGIEFIVLDRPNPLGGLHIEGNVVEDDCMSFVSQFRIPYIYGLTCGELAQMLNGERMLKHGVQCKLTVIKMKRWKRKMTYEDTNLPWIASSPHIPQAITAWYYPTTGIVGEFGYLSIGVGYTLPFQLFAAPWIKAEELAKAMNAHRLPGVTFRPIHLSPFYSVGKGEQLQGVQIHITNYKTVQLTPIQFVFMQEIARLYPEHSVMEHANQARFSMFDKVCGSKQIRERFMKRNRWEDIAPYWNKDVKTFKQLSKKYYLYR, from the coding sequence ATGCTTTGTTTCATTGCCACCGTTTTACCGGCAAGAAACAAACAAGTATTAACTGGTATTGACGTGTTAGAACGTCAAAATTTCAAACAATTGCAAGGCAAGCGCATTGGTCTTATCACCAATCCAACGGGTGTTAACCGCTATTTGAAGTCGACCATCGACATCTTGCACGATGCACCTGGTGTCAAACTGGTGGCGCTCTATGGACCAGAACATGGCGTGCGAGGCGACATCTATGCAGGTGCCAAGGTGCAAGACCAAAAAGATGAGAAAACAGGTTTGCCCATCTTCTCCCTCTATGGCAAGACACGAAAGCCCACCAAAGAGATGCTTCGTGGCATCGATGCGTTAGTGTACGACATCCAAGACATTGGGGCACGCTCGTTTACCTTTATCAGTTCGATGGGTTTGGCCATGGAGGCGGCCGCCGAAAACGGCATCGAATTCATTGTTCTCGACCGCCCAAACCCTCTTGGCGGTCTGCACATTGAAGGCAATGTGGTGGAAGATGATTGCATGTCGTTTGTCAGTCAGTTCCGCATTCCCTATATCTACGGACTTACTTGTGGCGAATTGGCGCAGATGCTTAATGGCGAGCGTATGTTGAAGCATGGCGTTCAATGCAAACTAACGGTCATTAAGATGAAACGTTGGAAACGAAAAATGACCTACGAAGACACCAACTTGCCGTGGATCGCATCGTCTCCACACATTCCACAAGCCATTACCGCATGGTATTATCCAACAACCGGCATTGTTGGTGAGTTTGGTTATCTCTCTATTGGCGTTGGATATACCCTACCCTTCCAACTGTTTGCCGCACCTTGGATTAAGGCCGAAGAACTTGCCAAGGCCATGAATGCCCATAGATTACCTGGTGTTACCTTCCGTCCCATTCATCTTAGTCCGTTTTATAGCGTAGGGAAAGGTGAGCAACTGCAAGGCGTTCAGATACATATCACGAACTATAAGACAGTTCAACTCACCCCCATTCAATTTGTATTTATGCAAGAAATAGCTCGTTTATATCCCGAACACTCGGTCATGGAGCATGCCAATCAGGCCCGTTTCTCCATGTTCGACAAAGTTTGTGGCTCTAAACAAATACGCGAACGCTTCATGAAACGCAACCGCTGGGAGGATATTGCACCTTATTGGAACAAGGACGTGAAGACCTTTAAGCAACTGTCAAAGAAATATTATCTATATCGTTAA
- the murQ gene encoding N-acetylmuramic acid 6-phosphate etherase has protein sequence MSFKKITEEASLYNDLEHKSVEELLQDINTEDQKVALAVQKTIPQIAKLVKLIVPRMKQGGRIFYMGAGTSGRLGVLDASELPPTFGVSKTLVIGLIAGGDTALRNAVEAAEDDEEHGWNELAEHNINSNDTVIGIAASGTTPYVVGALRDAREHGILTACITSNPDSPMAAESDIAIEMIVGPEYVTGSSRMKSGTGQKMILNMISTAVMIQLGRVKGNKMVNMQLTNQKLVDRGTRMLVDLLGLDYGKAKSLLLLHGSVEKVLQETKLPTKDE, from the coding sequence ATGAGCTTTAAGAAGATAACCGAAGAAGCTTCGTTGTACAACGACTTGGAACATAAGTCGGTAGAAGAACTTTTACAAGACATCAACACCGAAGATCAAAAGGTGGCGTTGGCCGTACAAAAAACCATTCCACAAATAGCCAAATTGGTCAAGCTGATTGTGCCAAGGATGAAACAAGGCGGACGAATTTTCTACATGGGAGCCGGAACCAGTGGCCGTTTAGGCGTGTTGGATGCTTCTGAACTGCCGCCTACCTTCGGCGTTTCAAAAACATTAGTCATCGGACTGATTGCTGGTGGCGACACGGCTTTGCGCAATGCGGTAGAAGCGGCAGAGGACGATGAGGAACATGGTTGGAACGAACTGGCAGAGCATAACATCAACAGCAATGATACCGTGATTGGCATTGCCGCATCGGGTACGACGCCATACGTTGTGGGCGCACTGCGCGATGCACGCGAACATGGTATTCTGACAGCCTGCATCACCAGCAATCCTGATTCGCCAATGGCCGCAGAGTCGGACATAGCCATCGAAATGATTGTAGGACCGGAGTATGTCACCGGTAGCTCGCGCATGAAATCGGGTACGGGACAAAAGATGATTCTCAACATGATTAGCACCGCTGTCATGATACAATTAGGACGGGTGAAGGGCAACAAGATGGTCAACATGCAGCTGACCAACCAAAAACTCGTAGATCGTGGCACGCGCATGCTGGTCGACTTGTTGGGGTTAGACTATGGCAAAGCCAAAAGTCTGCTGCTACTTCACGGCTCAGTAGAAAAGGTGTTGCAAGAAACCAAACTACCCACGAAAGACGAATGA
- a CDS encoding ATPase, with product MKQNIYLIADSGSTKTDWAVIEDNQLGKVITTKGMNPVFQSTDEMVAEITENLLPHLPTKHFSNIFFYGAGCIPEKVSVVENALRQVLTVDEKVEVNSDLLAAARALCGKEPGIACILGTGSNSCFYDGKQIAWQVPALGFILGDEGSGANLGKRLVSDLLKNQLDDQLKEEFFAQFNTNMADIIENVYRKPFPSRYLASLNVFLEQHKTHKAVHALLVNAFSDFIRRNVMQYDYQQYPMNCIGTIALVYQSELTEAAQALGVKIGTISKAPMEGLLKYHTL from the coding sequence ATGAAACAAAACATATATTTGATAGCCGACAGTGGCTCGACAAAAACAGATTGGGCGGTCATTGAAGACAATCAATTGGGAAAGGTCATCACCACAAAAGGGATGAATCCTGTCTTTCAATCGACCGACGAAATGGTAGCTGAAATCACAGAAAACCTTCTGCCTCACCTGCCCACCAAACATTTTTCCAACATCTTCTTTTATGGAGCTGGCTGCATACCCGAAAAGGTTTCAGTGGTTGAAAATGCCCTGCGACAGGTGCTCACGGTAGACGAAAAGGTTGAAGTAAACTCAGATCTCTTGGCTGCGGCACGCGCTTTGTGCGGAAAAGAGCCTGGTATTGCCTGCATCTTGGGCACAGGGTCGAACTCATGTTTCTACGATGGCAAGCAAATAGCATGGCAAGTGCCTGCGCTGGGCTTTATTCTTGGCGATGAAGGGAGTGGCGCCAACTTGGGTAAGCGGTTGGTGAGCGACCTCTTAAAAAACCAGTTGGATGATCAACTTAAAGAAGAATTTTTCGCACAGTTCAACACCAACATGGCCGACATTATTGAAAATGTTTACCGCAAACCATTTCCAAGTCGTTATTTAGCCAGTCTAAACGTATTCTTGGAGCAGCATAAAACACACAAAGCCGTGCACGCGCTGCTGGTAAACGCTTTCTCTGATTTTATCCGTCGCAACGTCATGCAATACGATTACCAACAGTATCCCATGAATTGCATTGGCACCATCGCCCTTGTCTATCAATCGGAACTCACCGAAGCCGCACAGGCATTGGGCGTAAAGATAGGAACCATCAGCAAGGCCCCCATGGAGGGACTGCTCAAATACCACACATTATAA
- a CDS encoding acyltransferase family protein yields MNVTQKPQSKRILAIDILRGITIAGMILVNNPGSWAHIFAPLEHAEWNGMTPTDLVFPFFMFVMGMCIFISMQKYQFACNRQTVYKIIRRTLLLYLVGIFVGWFSRFCHRWAFPLEDATLGQQIWHTIWSFDTIRLSGVLARLAICYGITALLAITVRHRYLLGIVVTLLIGYTILLFCGNGFAYDETNILSIVDRAVLTDAHMYHDNGIDPEGLLSTFPAIAHTLIGFLIGKLAFSKQKTVTATTTSDPKTGLILHNIVPLFIAGTILTFSGLLLAYGCPLNKKIWSPTFVLTSCGLASTLLALLIWLIDVKGYKRWCRFFEVFGMNPLFLYVMSGVIAILFGSFQFPFGDEPTSITGFLYRDVFSPLLGQTFGSLAHALLIITILWSLGYILYKKRIFIKL; encoded by the coding sequence ATGAATGTTACACAAAAGCCACAGAGTAAACGCATCTTAGCCATCGACATCCTACGAGGCATCACCATCGCTGGCATGATACTCGTGAACAATCCAGGCAGCTGGGCACACATTTTCGCCCCCCTCGAGCATGCTGAATGGAACGGAATGACACCCACAGACTTGGTGTTTCCTTTCTTCATGTTTGTCATGGGAATGTGTATTTTCATTTCCATGCAGAAGTATCAGTTTGCCTGTAACCGCCAAACGGTTTACAAAATCATACGCCGCACGCTGCTACTCTACCTCGTAGGCATATTCGTTGGTTGGTTTTCAAGATTCTGCCATCGCTGGGCTTTCCCATTAGAAGATGCTACTTTAGGTCAGCAAATATGGCATACTATATGGTCGTTCGACACCATTCGGTTGTCAGGCGTGTTGGCACGGTTAGCCATTTGTTACGGCATCACCGCCCTGTTGGCCATCACCGTGCGTCATCGTTACTTGCTCGGCATCGTCGTCACCTTGTTGATAGGCTACACCATCTTATTGTTTTGCGGCAACGGTTTCGCGTACGATGAAACAAATATCCTGTCCATTGTCGACCGAGCCGTTCTTACCGATGCGCACATGTACCACGACAACGGCATTGATCCCGAAGGATTGTTAAGTACATTTCCAGCCATTGCCCACACCCTCATTGGCTTTTTGATTGGAAAACTGGCTTTCAGCAAACAAAAAACTGTTACTGCCACCACCACGAGCGACCCCAAGACAGGTCTTATTTTACACAACATCGTTCCCCTGTTCATTGCAGGAACCATCCTGACCTTCAGTGGTTTGTTGCTTGCCTATGGTTGTCCGCTCAACAAAAAGATATGGTCGCCCACCTTTGTACTGACAAGTTGTGGATTGGCCTCAACGCTTTTAGCCCTGTTAATATGGCTCATCGACGTGAAAGGATATAAGCGTTGGTGCCGCTTTTTTGAAGTATTTGGCATGAATCCACTTTTCTTATATGTCATGAGTGGTGTGATTGCCATCTTGTTTGGTTCGTTCCAGTTCCCATTTGGCGATGAGCCAACCTCAATCACAGGTTTTCTTTACCGTGATGTTTTTTCACCGTTGTTAGGACAAACCTTTGGATCGCTGGCCCATGCTCTGCTCATCATCACGATACTTTGGAGTCTTGGCTACATTCTCTATAAGAAACGTATATTCATTAAATTATAA
- a CDS encoding glycosyltransferase family 2 protein: MKQIDCFLPYIDESQYKKLQKAFEDVSAFVTLHALKDSLYQTTTIQQIAKETKGEYCLLITKSTPLKLHYLALERLQQIAEDTKAGLVYADHYQLKDDRCVNAPVIDYQQGSLRDDFDFGSVLLFNSKALKESCQRMKNSYQHAALYDLRLKLSQRYDLVHANEYLYTEIEEDNRKSGEKQFDYVDPRNQERQKEMEKACTEHLKAVGGYLEPVFKEVDFNLTPFEYEASVIIPVKNRVGTIEAAIQSVLRQQTNFKFNLIVIDNHSDDGTSEIIDQHKGDERVIHLVPQRTDLGIGGCWNYGLHHANCGKFAVQLDSDDLYSDEHTLQTIVDAFYQQQCAMVIGTYRMTDFDLNTLPPGVIDHREWTPENGRNNALRINGLGAPRAFYTPIARQIGFPNTSYGEDYAMGLNISRHYQIGRIFDVLYLCRRWGGNSDAALNIEQVNANNIYKDRIRTWELQARMVLNKQKTE, translated from the coding sequence ATGAAACAAATAGATTGCTTTTTACCATACATTGATGAAAGTCAGTACAAGAAACTGCAAAAGGCATTTGAAGATGTCAGCGCATTCGTCACACTTCACGCATTGAAAGACAGCCTTTATCAAACCACAACCATTCAACAAATTGCAAAGGAAACGAAGGGCGAATACTGCTTGCTCATCACAAAGTCCACACCGTTAAAGCTGCATTACTTGGCTTTAGAACGCTTACAGCAAATAGCCGAAGACACCAAAGCAGGACTTGTTTATGCCGACCATTATCAATTAAAGGACGACAGGTGTGTTAATGCGCCTGTGATAGACTACCAACAAGGCTCTTTGCGTGATGATTTCGATTTTGGATCGGTCTTGCTTTTCAATTCAAAAGCATTGAAAGAAAGTTGTCAGCGAATGAAGAATTCTTATCAACACGCAGCCTTATATGACCTTAGACTAAAATTGAGTCAACGTTATGACTTGGTTCACGCTAACGAATACTTGTACACAGAAATAGAAGAGGACAACCGAAAGAGTGGTGAAAAGCAGTTCGACTATGTTGATCCACGCAACCAAGAACGTCAAAAAGAAATGGAAAAGGCGTGTACCGAGCATCTAAAAGCTGTTGGAGGTTATCTCGAGCCCGTGTTCAAAGAGGTAGATTTCAACCTTACTCCATTCGAATATGAGGCATCGGTCATCATTCCGGTCAAGAATAGGGTCGGCACCATCGAGGCTGCCATACAGTCTGTCCTGCGTCAACAAACCAACTTCAAGTTTAATCTCATCGTGATTGACAACCATTCGGATGATGGCACTAGCGAAATCATTGACCAACACAAGGGTGATGAGCGTGTCATTCATCTCGTTCCCCAACGTACCGACCTCGGTATTGGTGGCTGCTGGAACTATGGTTTGCATCATGCCAACTGCGGAAAGTTCGCGGTTCAGTTGGATAGCGACGATTTGTATTCAGACGAACACACCCTACAAACCATCGTAGACGCCTTTTACCAGCAACAATGTGCCATGGTGATTGGCACTTATCGCATGACCGATTTCGACCTCAACACGCTTCCTCCAGGGGTGATTGACCACAGAGAGTGGACGCCTGAGAATGGAAGAAACAACGCATTGCGTATCAATGGACTCGGTGCTCCTCGTGCTTTCTACACCCCTATTGCACGACAAATTGGATTCCCCAACACAAGTTATGGTGAAGACTACGCCATGGGACTGAACATTTCGCGCCACTATCAGATTGGACGTATCTTCGACGTGCTGTACCTGTGCCGTCGTTGGGGCGGCAATTCGGATGCGGCCTTGAACATAGAGCAAGTAAACGCCAACAATATCTATAAAGACCGAATCCGCACTTGGGAGTTACAAGCTCGTATGGTTCTTAACAAACAAAAAACAGAATAA
- a CDS encoding serine hydrolase, which yields MKHMSFLLLLMVGMLSSIRANDIPVVYPEQVGMNRLRLQNADNVINQAIREKQIPGAVLAVVRHGKMAYLKAYGNRQLIPTVEPMTTNTVFDLASCTKPVATTIASMLLIERGMLRTADAVKMYLPHFQSWNSKQNDTTTIRISNLLTHTSGLPAYAPVKQLSSERDADKQQVLARYIDQCQRQYKPGTDMRYSCLNYITLQRIIEHITHQSLRTFCAENIFIPLGMSHTDFIPCAQDKKGNWTNTDEPRWGKRNDSAAYPLAPTEQQTNGQVLKGQVHDPLARVMNAGISGNAGLFSTASDLAVLCAMLQNGGSWNGKRILSPNTIHAMRNIPSSLKDFGRSLGWDVSSPYASNKGDLLSNETYGHTGYTGTSIVIDPVNDLSIILLTNCVHPHDKGNTVRLRALVANAVAASITNEEPLYHEHYYQRMLQFENEPAIQKNNIVMLGNSITEGGKDWAAKLGNKKVINRGISGDVATGIYDRLHTILPAHPAKIFLMVGVNDVSHDLSTDSIADMIIRLTERIRRESPQTKLYLQSMLPIRESTGRWKRLVGKTEQIPEINTRLQAWAKQNHVTYINLFPLFTEPGTHIMRQELTYDGLHLTEKGYEVWINVLKKYL from the coding sequence ATGAAACATATGAGCTTTCTGTTGCTCTTGATGGTGGGAATGCTTTCCTCCATCAGGGCCAACGATATCCCGGTAGTCTACCCCGAACAAGTAGGCATGAACAGGCTGCGACTGCAAAATGCTGACAACGTTATCAATCAAGCCATCCGTGAGAAGCAAATTCCCGGAGCAGTGTTAGCGGTGGTCAGACATGGCAAGATGGCCTATCTCAAAGCATACGGCAACCGTCAGCTCATTCCGACGGTGGAACCCATGACCACGAACACGGTTTTTGACTTGGCGTCGTGTACCAAACCTGTGGCTACAACGATAGCTAGCATGCTCCTCATTGAGCGGGGAATGTTGCGCACTGCAGATGCTGTCAAGATGTATCTGCCCCACTTTCAAAGTTGGAACAGCAAACAAAATGACACCACGACCATACGCATCAGCAACCTGCTGACACATACATCAGGCCTGCCTGCCTATGCTCCCGTCAAACAATTGAGTAGCGAGCGCGACGCTGACAAGCAACAAGTGTTGGCACGTTACATCGATCAATGCCAGCGACAATACAAACCAGGTACGGACATGCGGTATAGTTGTCTTAACTATATCACCTTGCAACGCATTATTGAACACATTACCCATCAATCGTTAAGAACTTTTTGTGCCGAAAACATCTTCATTCCTTTAGGTATGAGCCACACTGACTTCATACCCTGCGCACAAGATAAAAAGGGAAATTGGACGAACACCGATGAGCCACGATGGGGCAAAAGAAACGACTCTGCCGCTTATCCCCTCGCTCCTACCGAGCAACAAACCAACGGACAAGTGCTCAAAGGGCAGGTTCACGACCCCTTGGCACGCGTCATGAACGCGGGCATATCAGGCAATGCGGGCTTGTTTTCTACAGCATCCGACTTGGCTGTGCTTTGTGCCATGCTGCAAAACGGCGGTTCGTGGAACGGCAAACGCATCCTGTCACCCAACACCATCCATGCCATGCGCAACATTCCATCAAGCCTGAAAGACTTTGGACGCAGCTTAGGATGGGACGTGTCGTCGCCATACGCCTCGAATAAAGGAGATCTGTTGAGCAACGAGACCTACGGACATACGGGATATACGGGTACTTCTATCGTGATAGACCCCGTGAACGACCTCTCCATCATCCTGCTTACCAACTGCGTACATCCGCATGACAAGGGCAACACCGTACGTTTGCGTGCCTTGGTGGCCAACGCCGTTGCAGCCAGCATCACCAATGAGGAACCTTTGTACCATGAGCATTACTACCAACGCATGCTGCAATTCGAAAACGAACCTGCCATACAGAAAAACAACATCGTGATGTTGGGAAACAGCATCACGGAGGGTGGCAAAGATTGGGCAGCCAAGTTGGGTAACAAAAAGGTCATCAACCGCGGCATCAGTGGCGATGTAGCCACAGGCATTTACGACCGACTGCACACCATCTTGCCCGCACATCCTGCCAAGATATTCTTGATGGTTGGGGTAAACGACGTGAGCCACGACCTCAGCACCGACAGCATTGCCGACATGATTATACGACTGACGGAACGCATCCGACGCGAATCGCCACAAACCAAGCTCTACCTACAGAGTATGCTTCCTATCCGCGAATCAACAGGCAGATGGAAACGACTGGTGGGTAAGACCGAACAAATACCCGAAATCAACACGAGGTTGCAGGCATGGGCAAAGCAAAACCACGTTACTTACATCAATCTCTTCCCTCTATTTACTGAGCCAGGCACACATATCATGCGCCAAGAATTGACCTACGATGGCTTGCATCTAACAGAAAAGGGATATGAAGTGTGGATTAACGTGTTGAAAAAATATTTATAG
- the rpsO gene encoding 30S ribosomal protein S15, with amino-acid sequence MYLDKAKKEEIFGQYGKSNSDTGSAESQIALFSYRISHLTEHLKKHRKDHNTARSLTKLVGKRRSLLDYLYDNDIERYRAIIKALGLRR; translated from the coding sequence ATGTATTTAGACAAAGCAAAAAAAGAAGAGATCTTTGGACAGTACGGAAAGTCTAACTCTGATACTGGTTCAGCTGAGAGCCAGATAGCATTGTTCTCATACCGTATTTCCCACTTGACGGAGCACCTTAAGAAGCACCGTAAAGATCATAACACTGCACGTTCATTGACCAAATTGGTAGGTAAGCGTCGTTCTTTGCTCGATTATCTGTATGATAATGACATTGAGCGTTATCGTGCTATCATCAAGGCTCTTGGCTTGCGTCGATAA
- the typA gene encoding translational GTPase TypA: MQDIRNIAIIAHVDHGKTTLVDKMMLAGKLFRDGQDNSGQVLDANDLERERGITILSKNVSINWKGAKINIIDTPGHSDFGGEVERVLNMADGCILLVDAFEGPMPQTRFVLQKALEIGLKPIVVVNKVDKPNCRPEEVYEMVFDLMFSLNATEDQLDFPVVYGSAKNGWMSEDWKKPTDNIEYLLDKIVEVIPAPKQLEGTPQMLITSLDYSNYTGRIAVGRVHRGVLASGMNVTISHRDGSQEKTKIKELHTFEGMGHAKTDQVGSGDICAVIGLDRFEIGDTICDFENPEPLPPIAIDEPTMSMLFTINDSPFFGKEGKYVTSRHINDRLEKELEKNLALRVRPFEDATDKWIVSGRGVLHLSVLVETMRREGYELQVGQPQVIFKEINGEKYEPIEELTINVPEEFSSKMIDMVTRRKGEMTSMESQGDRTNIEFDIPSRGIMGLRTNVLTASQGEAIMAHRFKEYQPFKGEITRRVNGSMIAMETGTAFAYSIDKLQDRGKFFIDPGEEVYAGEVVGEHVHDNDLVINVTKAKQLTNVRASGSDDKARVIPKVVMSLEECLEYIKADELLEVTPKSMRMRKITLDHTERKRLNKE; encoded by the coding sequence ATGCAAGACATTAGAAATATTGCCATCATCGCACACGTTGACCACGGAAAAACCACGTTGGTAGACAAGATGATGCTGGCAGGAAAATTGTTCCGTGACGGACAGGATAACAGTGGACAGGTATTGGATGCTAATGATTTGGAGCGCGAACGTGGCATCACCATTCTTTCTAAAAACGTTTCTATCAATTGGAAAGGTGCTAAAATCAACATTATAGACACTCCCGGTCACTCCGATTTTGGCGGTGAGGTAGAGCGCGTGCTCAATATGGCGGATGGTTGTATCTTGCTCGTTGACGCTTTTGAAGGCCCCATGCCGCAAACACGTTTCGTGTTGCAAAAAGCCTTAGAGATAGGCTTGAAACCCATCGTTGTTGTGAACAAGGTGGACAAACCCAACTGCAGGCCTGAAGAAGTGTACGAAATGGTGTTCGATTTGATGTTCTCATTGAACGCCACTGAAGACCAGTTGGACTTCCCTGTCGTATATGGTTCGGCCAAAAACGGATGGATGTCAGAGGATTGGAAGAAACCAACGGACAATATAGAATATTTGCTTGACAAGATTGTAGAGGTGATACCTGCGCCCAAGCAGTTGGAGGGTACCCCGCAAATGCTGATTACCAGTCTCGACTACTCAAATTACACAGGACGTATTGCTGTAGGAAGGGTGCATCGAGGCGTTCTTGCCAGTGGCATGAATGTCACCATTAGCCACCGCGATGGCAGTCAGGAAAAGACCAAGATTAAAGAACTTCATACCTTTGAAGGCATGGGTCACGCCAAGACCGACCAAGTGGGTAGCGGTGATATCTGTGCCGTTATCGGGCTGGATCGATTCGAAATAGGCGACACTATCTGTGACTTTGAGAATCCAGAGCCATTACCTCCCATCGCCATTGACGAGCCTACGATGAGCATGCTGTTCACCATTAACGACTCACCATTCTTTGGTAAGGAGGGCAAGTATGTCACTTCGCGCCACATCAACGACCGTTTGGAAAAAGAGTTGGAGAAAAATCTGGCTCTCCGTGTGCGTCCTTTCGAGGATGCAACCGATAAGTGGATTGTCAGTGGACGTGGCGTTCTCCACCTCAGCGTGTTGGTTGAAACCATGCGACGCGAGGGATATGAGTTGCAGGTGGGGCAGCCACAGGTGATATTCAAAGAGATAAACGGCGAAAAATACGAGCCTATCGAGGAACTCACCATCAATGTTCCCGAAGAGTTTTCCAGCAAAATGATTGACATGGTGACACGTCGAAAGGGCGAAATGACCTCCATGGAGAGCCAAGGCGACCGTACAAACATCGAGTTTGATATCCCTTCGCGCGGTATCATGGGACTTCGTACCAATGTGCTGACAGCCTCTCAAGGTGAAGCCATCATGGCGCATCGTTTCAAAGAGTATCAACCTTTCAAGGGAGAAATCACAAGACGAGTGAATGGCAGCATGATTGCCATGGAGACGGGTACGGCATTCGCTTATTCCATCGATAAACTTCAGGATCGTGGTAAGTTCTTCATCGATCCGGGAGAGGAAGTTTATGCAGGTGAAGTGGTAGGCGAACATGTTCACGACAACGACTTGGTAATCAATGTAACCAAGGCCAAGCAGCTTACCAACGTGCGCGCCAGTGGTTCAGACGATAAGGCGCGAGTGATTCCAAAGGTGGTGATGAGTCTGGAAGAGTGCTTGGAGTACATCAAAGCCGACGAACTGTTGGAGGTTACTCCTAAGAGCATGCGCATGCGAAAGATAACGCTCGACCATACTGAACGCAAGCGCTTGAACAAAGAGTGA
- a CDS encoding MFS transporter, which translates to MKHITSNISPWAWIPTLYFAEGIPYFIVNNISVIMFTKMGVPNGDMAMFTSLLYLPWVIKPLWSPFVDILRTKRWWIVMMQALMSLAFILLTFTLPHPSPDIIASGNTPVSMFTLTLVLFIITAFASATHDIAADGFYMLALNPSQQSFFVGIRSTFYRFASIFGQGVLVFVAGYLELHTGNIPLSWMITLGITGVLFTIITTYHTFFIPYPQQDKGKVGATGVHAKDVVSEFGRTFSTYFKKPGLWIAIAFMLLYRLPEAFLLKMAVPFLVDNSADGGLAMSTQEVGLVYGTIGVIALTIGGIIGGIAASNWGLKKSLWPMAACMTLPCFTFVYLSMFLPHNIIIISACVAVEQFGYGFGFTAYMLYMMYFSEGEFKTAHYAICTAFMALSMMIPGMFAGYLQEWLGYEHFFWLVIACCLATVMVTLIIKVDPHYGRKDAENVK; encoded by the coding sequence ATGAAACATATAACATCTAACATCAGTCCTTGGGCATGGATACCCACGCTCTATTTTGCCGAGGGCATCCCCTATTTTATCGTTAACAACATATCGGTCATTATGTTTACCAAGATGGGTGTACCCAATGGTGACATGGCCATGTTTACCAGTTTGTTGTATCTGCCGTGGGTCATCAAACCCCTGTGGAGTCCGTTTGTCGACATTCTGCGCACCAAACGTTGGTGGATTGTGATGATGCAAGCCCTCATGAGTTTGGCTTTCATTTTGCTGACGTTTACCCTTCCACATCCTTCACCCGACATCATCGCTTCGGGCAATACACCCGTGAGCATGTTTACGCTTACGTTAGTGCTGTTTATCATCACCGCCTTTGCATCTGCTACCCACGATATCGCTGCTGACGGATTCTATATGTTGGCTCTCAATCCTTCGCAGCAATCGTTCTTCGTCGGCATCAGGAGTACATTCTATCGCTTTGCCTCTATCTTCGGACAAGGCGTTTTGGTGTTCGTTGCTGGATATTTAGAGCTGCACACGGGCAACATTCCGTTGTCGTGGATGATTACTTTGGGCATAACAGGCGTTTTGTTCACCATCATTACCACTTATCACACGTTCTTTATCCCTTATCCCCAACAGGACAAAGGAAAAGTAGGTGCTACTGGTGTGCATGCTAAAGACGTCGTTTCAGAGTTTGGACGTACCTTCTCAACCTATTTCAAGAAGCCCGGACTGTGGATAGCCATTGCTTTCATGTTGCTGTATCGCTTGCCCGAAGCATTCTTACTCAAGATGGCTGTGCCCTTTTTAGTAGATAACAGTGCTGACGGAGGATTGGCCATGAGCACCCAAGAGGTGGGATTGGTCTATGGAACCATTGGGGTTATTGCACTGACCATTGGTGGCATCATCGGTGGTATTGCGGCTTCCAACTGGGGACTCAAGAAGTCGTTGTGGCCAATGGCTGCCTGCATGACGCTTCCCTGCTTTACCTTTGTGTACCTTAGTATGTTCCTTCCTCACAACATCATTATCATCAGTGCTTGCGTGGCCGTCGAACAGTTTGGCTATGGATTTGGGTTCACTGCCTACATGTTGTACATGATGTATTTCTCTGAAGGCGAATTTAAGACCGCCCACTATGCCATTTGCACGGCATTCATGGCACTGAGCATGATGATTCCAGGCATGTTTGCCGGTTATCTGCAAGAGTGGTTGGGCTACGAACACTTCTTCTGGTTGGTCATTGCCTGCTGCTTGGCAACCGTCATGGTTACATTAATTATTAAAGTTGACCCTCATTATGGACGAAAAGATGCTGAAAATGTTAAATAA